Genomic DNA from Paenibacillus donghaensis:
CCTTAATGGTGTGATCGTAGAGGCTGCAGATACCGAGCTGCTCTTCTCGAACCCGAAGGATTCCCGTACAGAAGACTATATTTCCGGCCGTTTCGGCTAAGACCATACGCTACTGAGGAGGATCGCCCTTACTATGATTCGCAGAAAAGAATTCGATAAAGACCTCGAGGAGCTGCGCAGCCTGCTGCAGCAGATGGGGGAGCATGTAACCGATGCACTGGAGGGTGCCGTTACCGCACTTCAGACGCTGGACACTACACGTGCCCAGGAGATCGTTAAGGCGGATTTGCATCTGAATGCCATGGAAGACAAAATCATGGAGATCGGTTCGCGGCTGATTATTACCCAGCAGCCGGTTGCCAAGGACCTGCGCCGGATTATCGTGGCTTTCAAAATATCCAGTGACCTGGAGCGGATGGGCGACCTTGCGCTTGACGTAGCGAAGGTGACGATGCGTATACAGGGACAGCAGCTGATTAAGCCGTTGGTTGATATTCCCCGGATGGCTGAAATTGTGACCGGTATGACTACGGAAGCGATCCAGTCTTATCTGGATGAGAATACTGACCTTGCTTACAAAATGGCCCAGGACGATGATCAGGTGGATCAGCTGTACAGCCTGATGATCAACGAGCTGTACGCCTATATGGTGGAGAAGCCGGACGCCTTGTCGCAAGCGATGCTGCTGACGCTGGTAGGCCGATATATTGAACGGATCGCTGACCATGCTACGAATATCGGCGAGAGTGTCGTATATCTGGTAACTGGCAAACGTCCGGATTTAAATCAATAGCAGCGGATTAGCACTGCTGCCTGAGGGTACAATTATATAGAAGTGTTTTTTTCACAAACGCCTGCGGCCGCCGGCGTTTTTTTGAACTTTCAGGGCGTATGCTCTCAAAGCTTTTCTACTTGGGCAGGGCATATGTTAAGATATAAACAGCAAGTATTGATAAAGGCGAGGTGCGAAAGTGGACAAGCTGATTCTGATTGACGGCAACAATATTATCTACCGTGCATTTTTTGCGATGCCGCCGCTGACAAATACAGCCGGCCAGCAGACCAATGCAGTCTATGGATTCACGACCATGCTGCTGCGACTAATTGAGGAGCATAAACCTACACATATGATCGTCGCTTTTGATGCGGGCAAGGTTACCTTCCGGCACGAAGGCTACCAGGAATATAAGGGTGGACGCGAGAAGACCCCGCCGGAGCTGTCGGAACAGTTCCCGATGCTTAAAGAGCTGCTGCAGGCGCTAGGTGTGCCCCAGTTCGAGATCGCCAGTTATGAGGCCGACGATATTATCGGCACGATCTCCCGCCAGGCCGATGAGGCCGGGCGGCAGGTGATGATTGTCTCGGGGGATAAGGATATGCTGCAGCTGGCCTCGGAGCATACCACCGTAGCGCTGATCCGCAAGGGAGTCAGCGAGATTGAGCTGTACGGCCCGCAGCAGATCCGCGAGAAATACGATCTTACCCCGCTGCAGATCATCGATCTGAAGGGGCTGATGGGCGATGCCAGTGACAATATTCCCGGCGTTCCCGGAGTAGGCGAGAAGACGGCTCTTAAGCTGCTGCAGCAGTTCGGATCAGTCGAAGGCGTGCTTGCCGGAACCGATGAGCTTAAAGGCAAGATGAAGGAGAAGCTGGAAACGCATGCGGAGGATGCCCGGATGAGTAAACGTCTGGCGACTATCTACCGTGAGGTGCCGCTGGAGCATTCGTGGGAGGATATGACCTTCAGCGCGATCCGCGCTGAGACGGCAGGTCCGGCGCTAGCGAAGCTGGAATTCAGATCCCTGCTGGAACGGCTGTCGCTGAGCGCGTATACGCAATCTCCCGAAGCTGAAGCGGCCCAGGTGGAAGCGGCAGAGCTGGATATCATGCTTGTGGATGAGGCAGGCCTGAAGCAGCTGCTGGCTGATCTTCCGGAAATTGCAGCAATGCATCTGGAGACCAATGGCGATAATCCACACCGCTCCGAGGTGATTGGACTTGGGCTGTCCTCGCCGGAGCGGCATTATTTCGTGCCGTTTGCCCTCCTGCTGCAGCCTGCGGCGGAGAAGCTGCGGAAATGGCTGGGCGACGAGAAGGCGCCTAAGAGCGGTTATGATCTGCACCGTGCAGACCTGGCGCTGCATTGGCAGGGAATTGCTTTTGCCGGAGCGGCGCATGACGTGCAGCTGGCAGCCTATCTGCTCGACCCGACAGAAGCGAACCAGAATCTTAATGATCTGACCACCAAATACGCCCTGCCCCGTTTGTCGCCGGATGAAGATATTTTCGGCAAAGGGGCGAAATACCGCATTCCTGAACTGGAGGTGCTGGGCACCCATGTAGCACGCAAAAGCGCCACAGTGCTTGGCAT
This window encodes:
- the polA gene encoding DNA polymerase I, with amino-acid sequence MDKLILIDGNNIIYRAFFAMPPLTNTAGQQTNAVYGFTTMLLRLIEEHKPTHMIVAFDAGKVTFRHEGYQEYKGGREKTPPELSEQFPMLKELLQALGVPQFEIASYEADDIIGTISRQADEAGRQVMIVSGDKDMLQLASEHTTVALIRKGVSEIELYGPQQIREKYDLTPLQIIDLKGLMGDASDNIPGVPGVGEKTALKLLQQFGSVEGVLAGTDELKGKMKEKLETHAEDARMSKRLATIYREVPLEHSWEDMTFSAIRAETAGPALAKLEFRSLLERLSLSAYTQSPEAEAAQVEAAELDIMLVDEAGLKQLLADLPEIAAMHLETNGDNPHRSEVIGLGLSSPERHYFVPFALLLQPAAEKLRKWLGDEKAPKSGYDLHRADLALHWQGIAFAGAAHDVQLAAYLLDPTEANQNLNDLTTKYALPRLSPDEDIFGKGAKYRIPELEVLGTHVARKSATVLGIAARQQQELVETDMTGLFKDLEMPLSRILADMEKQGIAANKDDLQELGKEFEAQIHKLVTEIYQICGVEFNLNSPKQLGEILFDKLGLPVVKKTKTGYSTDAEVLEKLAPYHAAVRHILNYRTIAKLQSTYVEGLLKEISPQTGKVHTFYRQTIAATGRLSSQFPNLQNIPIRLEEGRKIRKIFVPSEPGWSILAADYSQIELRVLAHIADDEGLKEAFLNDMDIHTKTAMDVFGVTAEQVDGNMRRSAKAVNFGIVYGISDYGLSQNLNIPRKEAARFIEQYFDVFQGVRKYMDDIVTEAKSNGYVTTLLERRRYLPEINAKNFNLRSFAERTAMNTPIQGTAADIIKLAMVQMDKALYERGLKSRMLLQVHDELVFEVPEDELELMKSLVPQVMEGALKLSVPLKAEVSFGSNWYEAK
- the phoU gene encoding phosphate signaling complex protein PhoU — protein: MIRRKEFDKDLEELRSLLQQMGEHVTDALEGAVTALQTLDTTRAQEIVKADLHLNAMEDKIMEIGSRLIITQQPVAKDLRRIIVAFKISSDLERMGDLALDVAKVTMRIQGQQLIKPLVDIPRMAEIVTGMTTEAIQSYLDENTDLAYKMAQDDDQVDQLYSLMINELYAYMVEKPDALSQAMLLTLVGRYIERIADHATNIGESVVYLVTGKRPDLNQ